CAAAGTCGTACATGAGCCCATCCGCGGCATGTGGGGCAAAGGCAATGAGCTTATCTTGATCGGTGCGGAGTTGCACCTGTGTCAACGGCGTCTCCTCATCCGATGCCGGTCGCTCACGGACAGCGATGCGCAAGCGCTCGACCACCGGTGGATGGATCGTTGGCGGCGAATCAGTAGACCTCATGACTGAATTCGCAGCAACCCAAGAATCCGAAAAAAGAGACTGTGATCCGGGAGCACAGATGAACTCTGTAAGGAGGACGTCACCACGTAGAGTACACCGCCCGAAgtgaagaaggagcagcaaGGGCGCAAATGAACAAGAAAACAAGCGAGCCCCAATGAGACGGTTTGAGAGGCTGGCCTGGACAGCGTAGCGTGGGGTGGTGTCGTGTTGGAGTGTAAGGCGAGGCACAACAGTGCCAGAAAACACAAAGGGTGGCACTCCGTGCTAGACGCAGAAATTGGGATGGGATGAAGATTCAAGAGAAATTATGAAGAGGTGGCAAAACGCTACGCACAGACGATTATCATGTTGTGCCAAGGGAGTCGCtgccccttcctctctcgagTTGCCCCATTCCCCACATGTCTGCGCTCCGTTCGTTCGTCTTGCTCGTGCAGGAGAGGGACGGGGTCCAGACTCAGGCAGGAAGGCGAGTCGACACAATAGCTGGCAGCGCAAGGAAGTTGCAGGGGTGCAGCCTCCCATGTTTGACGGAGACCCACCGTGAACTGCAGTGGGGGGAATGGCGTCAacatgcgcacgcgcacatgaGCACAAGGACGCACTCGGCAGAGACAAATGAGGTGGAGATGGGGAAAGGATAAGCTTCGCTTCTGCGTCATGCAGCTGCGCTAGTGTCCTTTGCTCAGGCCTTTTCTGTCGTACACGTTTTGTTTTTGCTCTTTTTCAATGCGTGAAAgtacgaaagaaaaaaaaaaacagaaaagcaaagaaacCTCTTCAACGCTGAGCTCAGTGCACGTGTGGGGAAGTCGGAAGAACTGAAGACAGGAAGTGGCCACCTGAGTGTCGGAGTTGACGCACCATCCAGCCCAATAGTAATTGCGGTGGAGAGGCTACgaacgcagacacacgccaCGAAGAAGCAAactgaagagagagacacgagaggaagaaaagagcgagaggatatcccctgctgccgctcagGGAAGCAAGTTACTCGATCGCTCAGATTTCTCTCGGTCTCATGGAGCTGCTCACGCCAACGTTCGTACCTCGCTTCTCCATCCGCTCACCTCTGCATGGTGAAATCGCCACCTCCCGAGGGCTCTACCAGAATCACTCTCCGTACGCTACGATGCTCTTACTTCTTCGGGGCACTCTTCGGGGCTGGCAcgcgcgccttcttctccgaCATGAAAAGCTGCACGTGGCAGGGGCTGCACATGTACGGTGTGATGCGGCCGTGGGCACGGAacgtgcggcggcgcatgCGGGCAGCCTGGTCTACCTGTACGTGCTTGATGACCATCTGGTTGGGGTCAAGACCCTTCTCGATGGCGTTGGCCTCGGCGTTCTTGAGCAGCGACATCATCGCCACGACGGACTTGCGCGGCCATCGACCCTTCGTCTGACCCCACTCCTTCGCCTGAGCGGTGCGGCCAATCTTGCCGTTGTAGCGCTTGAACGGGATGCAACGGGTCTTGGCGAGCACCTGGCGGTACAGCTGCTGAGCCTTGCGGAGTGGCATGCCGTTGATCACATTCGCGGTCTCGAAGGTGTTCTTGTAGTGGCAGCGGAGGTCGCTAACCTTCGCTTTGGCACTCTTCGACGATACCTGCGGCTTGCGGGAGTAGTGCGTCATGGTGAACAAGGAAGTAGGTTTCTACACAGCCATATACACATGCGGGGAACGAGGTGCACAAGAGTAATGAGGtcaagggagaggaagaacaTCCGCATGCCAATGCGCAGGAAATACGCGCGTGGGGGGATAGGGCATTGTACGTGCAAAGCAGAGAGATACaagaggcaggcaggcagaggTAAAGTAACAATAAGTGAGCAAGTGAATGCGAGGGTTAAAGAGCGAGGGGAAGCAAACAAGAGGACTCGGCTGGCTGATATCAATCGCATACTAGACGCGAAGCCCTCACTCAAACAGTGGTTACGCACGAGGAGAACGGAAGAGTGATGAGTCAGTCAGCGCGCCGCTGTGCACTCGTAGACCGATACCACCTGCAAGGCCATGCAAGAAatctttcgtttttttttattttaaCGTATCCACTCTTCCATAGAAGATGAGTTCAGCACTACTCTACCCACCCCATGCCTCTCACAAGCCCATCGCGTGCTGCAAAGCAGTGTTCGATATGCGGTACAGCAAGACGCCAACCCAGCCATAGCAGCACGGTCCTTGTGTCAAACTCTACCTACCCACCCCTGCCGGCTCCGtaggtcgcctcacagcccTTACAGTGTGCCAATTGCCACCTCGTAAATTCACTGAGGTGGTTCAGGCTCCACACACCAGTAGACAGAGAGGCCCGGGTAGGATACCGCTTGAGTAGCGCTGACACTCTACCCATCACATGGAtgccgcaggtcgctcctACGCCACGCCACACAGGACCTGAGCACCAACATGCGTAGTGAGGCGTCGCTCTGACTCAATCCACGTTCTAGGCACTTGGGTCTGTCACTGCCAGAAATGGTTCGGTATTGGTAGAGATAATGGCCATATGGCTTCCTCACAGAGTGAGAACCACTGAATACTGACATCATGCTGAGGTGTCCCCCGTCATCAGGCTGTgcgagagacggagagagaaaaaggacCTCTGTCACTCTCTCGAATCCCACTGGAAGTACACCGGGTGCGAGGAGCCGAGTAGATATCTACAAAACTACATGacacgccctctctctctctctgcgcggTTGCACTACATTCCGGGCCTGTGCATATTCATTGCTTTTGCGCCTATGAGCTCAGCTTGTTTtccgcacgtgtgtgtgtgtgtgtggagtgcTCATCAAACAACGGCACCCGGCACTGCCATGAGGTGGGAGAGGGCTACTGGCGTGCATTTGTGTCGGcaaaggaagggggaagggcctgcacgcccccctcccccgggATTCAGAGCAGTAAGTGGAGCAAATCACAGAAAGACAGTCTGCAACACAAAATGGAAAACCTCCTTGGTCGCCTCCTTACCCGTCGCCTTACGTTCATTTCATCTCCGCAGCACAGATGCCACTAGCGCCAAGGTTGCACGCGCATCGCAGCCGGAGACCGTCCATCAAGCGCATCACGAAGCACGtgcaagaaaaagaggacagCCATTCATCAAGATACCGCCATGTGCGTTTGCCCTCGTCCACTGTTAGTCTTGCAACACGCAGCCAGCGCGAGAATACTTgacaaagaagaaaaagaggcagtgcgcacacgcatgcgcacgATAGTGCCGCTATGTGAAGTATAaacgcggcgcagctgaacAAAACAGCGGCCTTGTGGACTAAACCTTGGCCGCCGtccctgctgcggcacctccGCCGAAGTTTCTGACAAAACCCGCGATTTTGGGAAACAATGACGTCGCGATTGGCTCAAGACGGTGGACTAAGAGGGGAGCCGAGGTAACTGTGAAGAGAAGGTGTAGCGGTACTAGCATCTTGTTGAATATAATGGAGAGAACAAGCGTCTTCCAGAACGGCGGACGCTTCTTCTCGTTCACCGCGACCTCATCCGAGCGCTTCACATCGAAGCCATAGGAGCGGGCAAGGCCAATCAGGTCAATGCGAAAGACGTAGAGGCAGGCGAAGACGCATGTTAGGGAGATGTTGTGGATGATGAGGTACCACAAGAGCCCGCCTGCACCGTAGGTTGCCAGTCGCTGCTTCAGTGACACTGACTTCACTCCCGCTTCCTTTGCAACTGTAGTGCCAGGGGTGCCGGCCGCGGAGGCTTCGGGAGCCGTGGACGGTCGGAAAACCGCACCCCTTTCGTCCACGCGGTAGCCGTTAGATGCATAGAGGCGAGGAAAGCGCGTAACAAAGCCCTCAGGAATGTCCCACGTCACCTCCATTGTTTTGATGTTTTGGTAGTACGGCTTTCCAGCGTCTAGTGAGTAGTGCTCTCGCCAGTACACACGTGGGtcggaaggagagagcggctCGTCCTCGCTCCACGTGGCCGGGAACTCCTGG
The nucleotide sequence above comes from Leishmania braziliensis MHOM/BR/75/M2904 complete genome, chromosome 32. Encoded proteins:
- a CDS encoding putative 60S ribosomal protein L17, with the translated sequence MTHYSRKPQVSSKSAKAKVSDLRCHYKNTFETANVINGMPLRKAQQLYRQVLAKTRCIPFKRYNGKIGRTAQAKEWGQTKGRWPRKSVVAMMSLLKNAEANAIEKGLDPNQMVIKHVQVDQAARMRRRTFRAHGRITPYMCSPCHVQLFMSEKKARVPAPKSAPKK